The Candidatus Thermoplasmatota archaeon genomic interval TCTCCCCGAACGAGTCTCCCTACCGAGCCGGGATATCGGACATGGCGACGATAAGGGTTGCCGTCCGCCGGTTAAAACGAGGCCTCGCCACGGGTCAGGGGCGGCCCCGGTCCGGTGCGACCGGTTCGAGTTCGACCTCGGGCCGCACCAATTCGACCTTGACCTTCCACCGGCGGCGCGCGAGGGCGCGCAGACGCTCCAGGGGGAGACGCCCGCGGACCCATGCGCGGGCGAAGAGCAGCGCCACGATGAGGAGGACGACCGCGACGAGGGCGATGAAGCCCGGATTGTCGATGAAGAAGGCGAGCGTCGCGCGGGCGTACGCGAAGGACACGCGCTCGAGGTCGAGGCCCTGGACGGGCGGCGCCATGCCGAAGGAGAGGCGCGCGTAGAGCGGGGCGCCGACGGCGTAGATCGCCCGCACCTGGAGGACGTGAGGGCCGGGACGGAAGTCGCCGGGCTTCAGGGTGACCGTGAACTCGGAGGCGGGCGGAATCTCCGTGTATCGGATGCCGTCCGTCGTCCATGCGAGGCTCACGGGGGGACCCCATTCGCCCGGGGAGAAGGATCCGCGCACCACGACGTCGTTCCGCGTGAGGATGACGTTCGCCGTGACCGGCGGGTCGACGATGAGCAGCCGGGGCGCGCGCACGAGCGCGTGCGGACTCGGCCGGAAGGTCACGAGATCGAGGCCCGTGCCGTTCGCGAGCACGGCGTAGACGCGCTCGCCGTCGGTGTACGGCCCCGCGTGGATCTTGAGCGTTCCCGTGAGCTGGACGCGCTGGCCGTTCGAGAGGTTCGCGGCGAAGATGAGGTTGTCCTTGCCGTCGTCCTCCTTCCACACGGCGAGGTCGCCCGCGATCGCCGGCGGGTGGCTCGACTTGAACGCGATCTGCATGTCGCGCACCGTCTTCGAGGCGGGGTCGAAGCGGAGGAGACGCCACGCGCCGTCGCGCTGCTCGAGGTAGTGGATCGACTTCCCGTCCGAGACGGGCACGCTCGGCGCCGTGGGGCCCCGCGTGATGATGCCGGTTCGACCCGTCGCGACGTCGAACCACGCAAGCTCCCACACGCCGTACTGGCTCGCGCGCCACACGACGACGCCGCCCGCGACGACCGGGTCCGTCTGGCGCGAGGGACCGCTCGCGGCGACGATTGCGGGCGACCCGTCGAGCCGGCGCGCGTGGATGTCCCACGTGAGCTTGTTGTTGTTGTCCTGCCACGCGACGACGCCGCCCGCGACCGCGGGCGTGAGCTCGTCGAGGGACCCGTTCGAGACGCGGACGAGGCCGTTCGTGTCGAAATCGAGCGCCCAGATGTCGCCGCGGCGACGGTCGCGGTGGTCCACCCACACGGCCGTTTTGCCGTCGAAGTCGAGGTCGCGCTTCGCGCTCGAGACGTTCGTGACGAAAAGGCCCGTGCCGGCCTCGACGTTGTGCGCGTACACGTCGACCGCCCGCGTACCGGGACGCGTCGCGAGCCACACGGCCCACGGGTGCGCGAGGCGGACCTCGCGGTCGAGGATGACGGACGCGGGGGCCGGGACGGGGACGGCGGCGACCTTCCCCCACCACCACGACTCCGCGTGGAGGGAAAGCCACGGGCTCTGGTTCACGTACGCGCGGAGGGCGCGGCGCTTCGCCTCCTCGAACTGCTTGCGCTTCTCGGTCGCGTTCGGCTCGTCCTCGGGGTGGTCGTGGGGCTCGCCGCCCCCATGCGCGAGCGCAACCGGCACGGGCGCGAAGAGGGCCGGGACGAGGAGGAGCGCGAGGAGGGCGAGGGCGCCGGCCCTGGGGGCGCCTCGGCTCCGCTCGCGGACCTTTGTCAACGTGACCACTCCAGCGGCTTTCCGTTCGCCCGTCCGCTCTTAAAGGTTGTTGCCCACCCGGCGCCCGCCGCCCGCGACCCCTCGCCGCCTTCGCCACCTATAAGACCCGTTCCCCTCCTCGCCGGCGCGTGGCGAAGCTGCGGCGCGACCTCGGCCTCTTCGAGGCGACGACCGTCGTCGTCGGCACGATGATCGGGTCCGGCATCTTCCTCGGGCCCGAGCGCATCGCGACCCTCCTCGCCGACCCGTTCCTCATGGTGCTCGTTTGGGCCTTCACGGGGCTCCTCATCCTCTTCGCCGCCCTCACCTACGCGGAGCTCGGGTCGATCTTCCCTCAGTCGGGGGGCGACTACGCCTACCTGCGCGAGGCGTACGGACCGCTCGTCGGATTCTTCAACGGGTGGAGCGTCGTCAACTTCGGCAAGGGCGCAAGCCTCGCCGCCGTCGCGGTCGGCGCGGCCACCTACGCGACCGCGTTCCTCCCGATCGAAGGGTGGGGCGAGAAGGTCTTCGCCGTCGGCCTCATCGCGGCGCTCGCCCTCGTGAACGTCCTCGGCGTGCGCCACGCGGGCCGCTTGAGCAACGTCCTTGCGGGCGCGAAGATCGCGGGCATCGGGGGCCTCATCCTCATCGGCCTTTTCTACGCGGGCGCGCCGCCCGCCGCGCCCGGGCCCGCGCTCCGGGCGCCCGCCGGGCTCGATCTGGTCGCGGCCTTCGGCGTCGCGATGGTGCCCGCGCTCTTCGCCTACGACGGCTGGAGCGTCTCGACCCAGGTCGCGGAGGAGATCCGCGATCCGCAACGCACGCTCCCGAAGAGCCTCATCGTGAGCGTCCTCGTCGTCGCGACGCTCTACATCCTCGCGAACCTCGCGTACCTCAAGGTCCTCGGCATTGGCGGCATCGCGGGGAGCGAGTTCGCGGCGGCCGACACCGCGGGCCTCGTCTTCGGCGACACGGGCCGCACGCTCATGGCGCTCGCCGTGCTCCTCAGCATCGTGGGCACCGCGAACGCGATCACCGTCACGGGCCCGCGCGTGAGCTACGCGATGGGCCGCGACGGCGTCTTCCCCGCGCGATTCGGAACCGTCACGCGCTGGGGCACGCCGGGCTTCGCGATCGTCGTCCAGGCCGCCTACGCGGCCGTCTTCGCGATCGCCCTCGACTTCGACACGCTCCTCAACGCGCTCGTCTTCGCGGGCTGGATCTTCTACGGCCTCGCGGGCGCAAGCGTCATCGTGCTCCGGCTCAAGCGCCCCGAGCTCCCGCGCCCCTACAAGGTCCCGCTCTACCCGTGGGTGCCGCTCGCGTTCGTGGGCCTCAGCGCGTTCTTCGTCGTGAACACGCTCACGCAGATCCCCGTCGAAAGCGGGCTCGGGCTCCTCCTCCTCGCCCTCGGGTACCCCGTGTACGCGCTTGCGCGGCGCAAGTGGCAGACCGTCGTCCCGGCGCGGGAGTGGCGGGCGCTCGTCGAGGCCGAGCGGCCGCGGTGATCAGGGCGAAAGCCGCTCGACGCGATCGCAGTCCTGCAGCGTCTCCGTCACGTCGACGTCCGCTTCCTTGAACTCGATCGACCTCGGCTCGGTGCACACCGTGAATCCGCCTTCGGCCGTTCCGCGCGGGAACCACAGATAGGGATTCGTCAGGCGGTGGCCGATCTGGGTCGCGTAGAAGGAGGGCGCATCGAGGACGATGGGCTCCGAGCCCGTGATGAACGAATATCCCTTGACGCAAGGGTTGGCGAGGAGGGTGCACGCGTCGTCCGCGACCGGCGTCGGGATCGACGACCATCGCATGACGCCGGGCGTTCCCCACGTGGTGTCCGGCGTGAGAACGATGCGGAAGCTGTCCATGTTGGTGCCCGCGCGCTTGGTGTCCCAGGGCACGAACTCACCCTTCGCGTCGAGATAGCGGTGCCCGACGGGCCGGTTGCCGCCTTCGTACGGATCGTCGCCGACCGCCCCGACGAAACCGTCCCCGTTGAGGTCGCGGAAGACGCCCGTCCACACCTCGACCGCGAAGAACCCGTTGGGGGGGACCGCGATCGCGCGGTTCCCATTGGCGTCGCGACCGAGGGCGGGGAGCGGATGCGCCTTCTTCAGCGCGCTTTCGCCGCCGGTCGGCGCTCCGAGGTTGGGGAGAAGGTCGATCCAGCCCGCGTAGCGCGACCGGTATTCTTCGAGGCGTCCCGCGTTCGTGCTCGCCGTGCGCGGGTCGGCCGCGTAGGAGGGGTCGATCTCGGCCTCGTAGGGCGCGTAGGCCGCGGCGACGACGGGAGCGGCCGCGGAAAGCGGCGCGGGCGGCACCGTGCACGTTTCGGGGCACATGCCGAGGCCGGGCGTGCTCGCCTCGTTCACGGCGGAGCCCGCGGTCGCGCGGTAGAGGGCGGCCACGGGTCCGGGCGCAAGGGCGGCGTACGTGTCGACGTCGACGCGGCTCCACGGCTCGACGCTGTAGGGGCGCGCGTTCACGAGGTCGGGCACGAGCGAGACTTCGCTCACGGTTTCCATCGTGTACGTGAGGAGCAGCGACCCGTCGAGGAAGACGATGAAGATGTTCGCCTGGTGGAGGCGCGTCTCCGCGTCGACGCCGCCCGTGTAACGGAAGTCCGGCTCGTTCGCCGGCGGCCGGGTGGACGATTCCGTGAAATGCGGGTGCGACCCGGGCTCGATGAACGCGTAGAGGCGGTTCTTGAGCGGCGCGTGACCCCCGACGGGCACGTACTCGTTCCCGGGGTCGTAGCCGTCGAACGCCACGCCGGCCGCGCCGGCGGGGCGGGTCCGCACCTTCTGGTCGATGACGCCATTCGCGTTCTCGTCGGCCCAGAATCCGTAGAAGGCGCGCGCGTTCACCGGGCCGGGCCAGATGGCCTCGGGCACGAACCCCGTTTCGCGCGAGAGCGAATGCGCGACGCCGGAGCTTCCCGCGCGCACCTGGGGATGCGCGGTGGACACGCCGGGGGACCAGAGCATGGCATCCAGGATGAGGACGCCCGAGGGCGGGGACGCCTGGTTCGTGCCGTAGACTTCGCAGGACGGGATGTCCGGCCACAGGTAGGCTTCCTCGACGCACGTCCGTTGGTGGGAAACGCGCGGCGATTCCTCGGTCTCGTAGCGCATCGTGCCGTGGTTCCCGGCGGCGATGGGCGCCGCGAGGACGGCGATCGCGATCAGGACGGGGGCGAAGCGGCGGAACACCAAAGAGCCTCCCGATGCGAAGGGGCCCGGGCGTGCCTTGACCCTTTCGGCCGGGCGTCGCGGCCCTTCAGGGCGCGAGGCGCTCGACGTGATCGCAGTCCCGCAGTGTCTCGACGACGTCGAGCCCCCCTTCCCGGAAGCTCAGCGCGCGCAGGTCCGTGCAGACCGTGAACCCACCCGCCGCGGTGCCGGCCGGGAAGAGCACGTACAGCGTCGTGAGAAGGTGGCCGGGGCGCTGGTCGTGCACGGGCCATGCCTCGAGGACCACGCTCTCCGAACCCTCGACGAACGCATACCCGGAGATGCACGGGTCGGCGAGGACCTCGCAGCCCGAGCCGGGAGCCGGCGCGCCGCCCGGGGTCACGAGAAGGATGCCCGGGTCGCCCCACGTCGCGTCGGGCGTGAGCGTGATCCGCATCGTGATGAACCCCGCCTCCGACCGCGTCGCGACGGGGACGAACTCGCCGGCCGAATCGCGGTAGCGGTGCGCGATGGGCCGGTTGCCGCCGTCGTAAGGATCCTCGCCGACGGCGCCCACGAAGCCGTCGCCCGTCGCGTCGAACCACAGCCCCGTGCGGACCTCGGCCGCGACGAGGCCGCCCGGCGGCACCGCAAGACCGCTTGCGGCCCCGGGCGCGGCGGGAAGCGGCGCCGTGCGCGCAAGCGACCGCTCGCCGCCGTTCAGCGCCACGAGCATCGGCATCACGTCGATCCACCCCGCGTAGCGCTCCTGGTACGTCGCGAGGCGGCCCGCGTTCGTGCTCGCGCGGCGCGGATCGTCGAGCCAGGCGGCCGAGACTTCGTCCTCGTACGCCGCGTACGCGAGCCGCACGACCGCGCCCGCGCCCGGGGCCGGCGCGGGCGGCGCGCTGCAGCCTTCCGGGCACGCGCCGAGGCCGGGCGACCCGACGTCCCGCACGAGCGGGGCGGCCGTCGCCGCGTAGAGCGCCGCGACGGGGCCAGGCGCGAGGGCCGCGTACACGTCGACGTCCACGCGGCTCCAAGGCTCGGGACGGTAGTGCCGGCCTTCGGCCCAATCCGGAACGAGGACCGCTTCCGCGACCGTCTCCATCGTGTACGTTTCGAGGAGCGACCCGTCGAGGAGGACGATCGGCGCGTCCGCGCGGTGGAGCCGGGTCGCGCCCTCGACGAACGCGAAGCGGACGTCCGGCTCCGACGCGGCCGGCCGCTCGTACGACGCCGTGACCGGCGGGTGGGCGCCCGGCTCGAGGAAGGCGACGAGGGCGCCCTCGTAGGGCGCGCGCCGGATCGCGGGCACGAACTCGTTGCCCGGTTCGTACCGCTCGAAACGGGACCCCGACGCGACGACGACCGCCTGGTCGACGATCCCGTTCCCGTTCTCGTCCGCCCAGAAGCCGTAGAACGCGACCGCGTGCGCGAGGCCGGGCGCGACGAGCGCGGGCGCGACGCCCGTCTCGCGATCGGGGGATCCCGAGCCCCACGACGTCGCGACGCGCGCCTCCGGGTGCGCGGGGAAGACGCCCGGCGTCCAGAGCATCGCGTCGAGGATCGGGACGCCCGCGTCCGGGATCACGCCGAGCCCCACCACGGGTTCGCAGCCCGGGAGGACGTCCGGCCACGCGAGCGCTTCGGGCACGCACGTGCGCTGGCGCGACGCGGGCGACGGCTCCTCCGCTTCGAAGCGGAGGGAACCATGGTTCGCGAGCGCGGCCGGGACGACGAGGAGCAGGAGCGCGAGGACGGCGAGCGTGCGCGGCATCGGGCGGGAACCTCCGCGTGGGACGCGGAGGGAGGCACCATGAGCCTTCGCCCGCGCCGTCGCCGCCGAGCCCGCGTCGACGCGGGTGCGGCGCCATGGCAGGGATCGGTCCCCGCGCCGCCGCTCCTTGAACCGCAACCCTTATCCCGCAATGCGCGATAGGCGACTTCGCGGGCCCGGGAAACCGGGACGTCCTTCCTGAGGAACGACGAATCCCTCGTCGCCGCATCGCACCAGCGGGGTGGGGTAGCCAGGAAACGCTGGACGACCTTCGGGTCGTCCGCGGCGTTCGCTCCGCTCACGCTCCCGACGGGCTCAACACCCGTCACGAACGCAGGGAGAAATGCGTTCACCATTCGCACCAGCGGGGTGGGGTAGCCAGGAAATCCCGACGGGCTCATAACCCGTAGATCAGTAGTTCAAATCTACTCCCCGCTACTCAAATTCCATAGACAACCAGCAATACATTTTTTGATAGCCTGCGCCTTACGAGCCCTGTTCTCGTGTCTGGGATCTGTCTCGAGGCCCCGGGGAGAGCTCCGCCATGCCGGCGGCATGTGAAAAGATATCATGTCTTGGGGTCCTATCGAGGTCCAAAGTTTCCTGGAATGGATCGGCGGCAAAGTCGTCAGCCAGCTTTATCCAGACGCGAAGGTACCTTTCCTCGGAGTACCGCATGACCCCGCTTGAGGGAGGTCGGGTCCCCGTCCAATAGGCCGACGGCCACAGCGACTCTGTCGAACTCTCTGCTTGCATCATTCTCGATGAGGAGCGGGTTGCCTTATTCGGCCTCTATAGCGGTGACGGAGCTAAAGGCTCCGAGAACCCAGATAATCGTACCCGGATTCGCGCGGCGATCTCGTTCTCGCAATGGGGCCAAACCTCGTCCGCTTCGCGGTCGACCCGTTCCGCAAGCTCTTCGGGAGCCCGATCCGCTTCACTTTTTCCCTCGACGAGGACGCAGCGTTCTTCATGGCTGGCGCGGGTGCCGCGGCACTCGCCAACCACTACGGAGGCACCGTTCCTCTCACGTGGTGACGCGGCCGTAGCGGCGCGGGTGTCCGTTTGCGTGGCTCGCGGCGAGACCGGCGGCCGCGGTAGCGCTCGCCGCAGATGCGTGAGCCAAGAGGCCATCGGGACCGACCCACTCGCCTGCCAGATAGAGGCCGGACACGCTCTCGACGAGGCTCGAGGGCCGGGAAACGTCTGGGCGGGGCCACCAGCTCGAAACCGTGATCTCGGGAAGGTCCTGCCTTGCCTCGACCCGCTGGGGCCAGCCGGGTTGCAGAAAGTCGAGGAATTGCTCCATCGCGCGCGAGGCGTCGTCGGGCGCCTCTCCGGGGGCAAGGTAGCGCATGACGTGGACGAGGGCGGATCCGCGTGGCGCCAGCTCGGCGTAGCGGGAATGGACCGAATAGTAAAGCGGCTCGCCGAGGCCCAGGGCGTACGTGAGATCCGGCCGGGGCAAGTCGGACAAGCCGACATCAAGGCATGCCATGCGCACGGGAAGGCTCGCGTCGGCTGCCGCCCGCAGTTCGGGCACGTCCGGAGCGATCTGGAGCGCGGAACGGGGCGGGACCGCGAGGATCACGGCATCGGCGGCCAGCGTGCGGCCGGCTTCGAGCTCGACGCCAGACACGCACCCATCCCTGTTCCGCAAAGCAGCAGCGCGCTCACTCGTTTCGAGCACGACGCCATGCCGGGACGCCGCTTGACGCAGATCGTCAACGAGACTCTGCCAGCCGCCGTGCAGATACAGCGTCTTCGCGCGGGTCACCATGACCATCTGCTCGATCGCGACGGCCGCGCTGGTCGTCGACGGGCCGTGCGCGAGCGTCGTGAGGCGCGCGAACATCTTGAGGAAGGCCTTCGCGCGCTCGCTGGAGAAGCGCTGGTCAAGGAAGTCCTCCAGGGTCCGTCCGACGAGCGTCGCGTCGGAAGCCTTTGGCGGGCGTGCAAGGAACGCGAGGAGCTCGCGCTTGCCACGGCGATCAAAGAGGTCGGACGCGAGGAGGGCCAGGGGACCCGTCGGAAGCGGAAAGATGCGGTCGTCGTGGACCACTCGGCCGGTCGCCGGCGCGACCACGCCGGCGCGCAGCTGAATACCAAGGCGTTTGAGGACGCGCCCCACGTGTCCTCCCGAGAACATGGCATGGGCGCCCAGGTTGAAGGCGTAACCATGCTCCCGGCGCGTGCGCGCCATGCCCCCCAGAGACGCGCTGGATTCGACGAGCCGCACTCGTGTGCCGTCCTTGGCGAGGAGCGCGGCGGCCATCAGCCCTGAAAGGCCGCCGCCGACGACGACCACATCCTGCGAAGCCACGCCCGTGGCAGGTCGCCCCCGGGATTGGAACCTGTCCGGCTCCGGAGTTTAAGATTGAGCACCTTGATAAGTGGGCCGTGGACGTGCGCGACTTCGCCATCCTCACGCACCTGCTCGCCCGGCCTTTCGACTCGTTCGAGCGGGTCGGCCGGGCGGCGGGCATGACCGGGGCGGCCGCGAAGGCTCGCGTGGCTCGACTCCAGGAAGAGGGTTTTCTCTCCGCCTTCCACTGCATCCCCGCACCCGAGGTCGTGGGCCGAACCGCTCACGGACACCTCTTCGTCGCAGAACCCGGCAGAATGCGCGTGGCCGACGTGCTGGCGGCCGACAGTGTCGTGACCGCGGTCGAGAACAGCGGCGGGCGTATGAGCGTCATCAGCTACTCGCGACCTGGCGACCCGACAGTCCCCCCCGAACTCCTCGACGCGCTGGGAGAGCCGCTGCTCACGGCGGCGATCCGGGTGACCCGGCTCGACGCGCGTCGCGCGACGCTCGGGCCTCTCGATTGGCGCGTCATGCGGGCGCTCGTCCACGACCCGCGGGCATCCGTCACGGATCTCGCCGCGGTCGTCGGGCTCACGAGACGGACCGTCGCCAGGCGGCGAGAAGCGCTTCTGAATGCGGGTGCCATCCGAACGATGCCGGCGCTCAGCGAAGCCAACGCGAGAGGGCTCGTGATCGCGCACTTCTTCGTCTTAGCCGAGAGCGCGACGGCGGCCGGGCGCGCGCTCCAAAATCCCGCGCGCGTTTTCCCGCTCGCGGAGTTCCTCGACCCCCCAGGAGTCTCGTTCGCGACGGTCGCGCCGACGCTCGGAGAGATCGTCGAAGTTGAGCAAGCCATCCGTGCGTTTCCCGGCGTGCTTGATGTGGGGTGGCAGACGCCGCTTCATGTCCACGTCGCCTGCGAGCGCGTCACGTGCTGGATCGAAGAGCAAGAGGCAGTCTGGAATTCGCGCTCCACGCCTCGGTGATCGCCGCACCCGCGGGATGCGCCGCGGCGTGCAGATTCCACGGCGGGTGACTTATGATGGTGCTCAAATTCGAAGCGCGGTACACGACAGCGTCGTATCCCGCACCCGCAGTCCTCGCGG includes:
- a CDS encoding amino acid permease gives rise to the protein MAKLRRDLGLFEATTVVVGTMIGSGIFLGPERIATLLADPFLMVLVWAFTGLLILFAALTYAELGSIFPQSGGDYAYLREAYGPLVGFFNGWSVVNFGKGASLAAVAVGAATYATAFLPIEGWGEKVFAVGLIAALALVNVLGVRHAGRLSNVLAGAKIAGIGGLILIGLFYAGAPPAAPGPALRAPAGLDLVAAFGVAMVPALFAYDGWSVSTQVAEEIRDPQRTLPKSLIVSVLVVATLYILANLAYLKVLGIGGIAGSEFAAADTAGLVFGDTGRTLMALAVLLSIVGTANAITVTGPRVSYAMGRDGVFPARFGTVTRWGTPGFAIVVQAAYAAVFAIALDFDTLLNALVFAGWIFYGLAGASVIVLRLKRPELPRPYKVPLYPWVPLAFVGLSAFFVVNTLTQIPVESGLGLLLLALGYPVYALARRKWQTVVPAREWRALVEAERPR
- a CDS encoding FAD-dependent oxidoreductase, with translation MASQDVVVVGGGLSGLMAAALLAKDGTRVRLVESSASLGGMARTRREHGYAFNLGAHAMFSGGHVGRVLKRLGIQLRAGVVAPATGRVVHDDRIFPLPTGPLALLASDLFDRRGKRELLAFLARPPKASDATLVGRTLEDFLDQRFSSERAKAFLKMFARLTTLAHGPSTTSAAVAIEQMVMVTRAKTLYLHGGWQSLVDDLRQAASRHGVVLETSERAAALRNRDGCVSGVELEAGRTLAADAVILAVPPRSALQIAPDVPELRAAADASLPVRMACLDVGLSDLPRPDLTYALGLGEPLYYSVHSRYAELAPRGSALVHVMRYLAPGEAPDDASRAMEQFLDFLQPGWPQRVEARQDLPEITVSSWWPRPDVSRPSSLVESVSGLYLAGEWVGPDGLLAHASAASATAAAGLAASHANGHPRRYGRVTT
- a CDS encoding AsnC family transcriptional regulator, producing the protein MDVRDFAILTHLLARPFDSFERVGRAAGMTGAAAKARVARLQEEGFLSAFHCIPAPEVVGRTAHGHLFVAEPGRMRVADVLAADSVVTAVENSGGRMSVISYSRPGDPTVPPELLDALGEPLLTAAIRVTRLDARRATLGPLDWRVMRALVHDPRASVTDLAAVVGLTRRTVARRREALLNAGAIRTMPALSEANARGLVIAHFFVLAESATAAGRALQNPARVFPLAEFLDPPGVSFATVAPTLGEIVEVEQAIRAFPGVLDVGWQTPLHVHVACERVTCWIEEQEAVWNSRSTPR